From the genome of Triticum aestivum cultivar Chinese Spring chromosome 3B, IWGSC CS RefSeq v2.1, whole genome shotgun sequence, one region includes:
- the LOC123065659 gene encoding uncharacterized protein: MHREGWQRGWVRVYDRELVDPEGKRHAVHAVEGPAVANGGFIRAPRKPTNQSKSGGLRALGRSGITQEEEEEPQTLPPTMAGRFGYYYSTGWQSPFKYESAMYKEVEIRPAAAARFGGRSSCKAGRKFRHDEVKKYYLDAADVLDGQLDYLRDFDS, translated from the coding sequence ATGCATCGGGAAGGATGGCAGCGAGGGTGGGTGCGCGTGTACGACCGCGAGCTGGTCGACCCGGAAGGCAAGCGCCACGCCGTGCACGCCGTGGAGGGGCCGGCGGTGGCCAACGGCGGGTTCATCAGGGCGCCGCGGAAGCCGACCAACCAGTCCAAGTCCGGCGGCCTCCGCGCGCTCGGCAGGAGCGGCATcacgcaggaggaggaggaggagccgcagACCCTTCCGCCGACGATGGCCGGGCGCTTCGGATACTACTACTCAACAGGATGGCAGTCGCCGTTCAAGTACGAGTCTGCCATGTACAAGGAAGTGGAGATCcgtccggcggcggcagcgcgctTCGGGGGAAGATCGTCGTGCAAGGCGGGGCGCAAGTTCAGGCACGACGAGGTCAAGAAGTACTACCTCGACGCGGCCGACGTCCTCGACGGGCAGCTCGATTATCTTCGTGACTTCGATTCATGA